From one Arenicella chitinivorans genomic stretch:
- a CDS encoding thioredoxin family protein → MNRFSNVISVFLVLVFASPVFAAPEVGKPAPEFAMQDTEGNDVSLTELRGKTVVLEWFNDGCPYVRKHYGSNNMQALQNEAVADGVVWVTVISSAPGKQGYVTAEEGNALTAKHGASPTHLLLDPEGTLGKAYDARTTPHMYIIDPKGELVYMGGIDDKPTANPADIDGANNYVRSALAELKSGTSITSPTTRPYGCSVKYSS, encoded by the coding sequence ATGAATCGATTTAGCAACGTAATCAGCGTATTTTTGGTGCTGGTGTTTGCAAGCCCAGTGTTTGCCGCCCCAGAAGTCGGCAAGCCTGCCCCTGAATTTGCCATGCAAGACACCGAAGGCAACGACGTTAGTCTGACGGAGTTGCGTGGAAAGACGGTTGTGTTGGAATGGTTTAACGACGGCTGCCCCTACGTACGTAAACACTATGGCTCGAACAATATGCAAGCCCTGCAGAACGAAGCCGTGGCAGATGGCGTGGTCTGGGTAACGGTGATTTCGTCCGCGCCCGGCAAACAAGGCTACGTGACTGCCGAAGAAGGAAATGCCCTGACCGCTAAACACGGCGCGTCTCCTACGCACTTATTGTTGGACCCCGAAGGGACACTTGGCAAGGCTTACGATGCCCGCACAACCCCACATATGTATATCATCGACCCCAAAGGCGAGCTGGTTTATATGGGCGGTATCGACGACAAACCTACGGCAAATCCGGCGGATATTGACGGTGCCAATAACTACGTGCGCAGCGCGCTAGCTGAGCTGAAGAGCGGCACGTCGATCACAAGTCCAACGACTCGCCCATATGGATGTAGCGTAAAGTATTCTTCCTAG
- a CDS encoding protein-disulfide reductase DsbD family protein → MTNRTSLHKAALITVSLLVSLCAQANPVATDNVVASLVSEQAVVVPGSRFSVALQLDIRDGWHTYWRNPGDSGQATAIAWTLPDSVSAGEIQWPFPERQYVGPVANYGYHGTAMHLVDMQLAADWPIGEPVVLAAEANWLVCEEECIPERASLRFEIPTGAQANIDPNQTAKFEQTRATLPRTLAIESAYQYAETGDQLRFEFSPAQELIQAESLAYFPFEWGFVSAPAEQQVVIDSEFVSITTQKGDLRFSTPMGGVLVINDPDGGQRAYEVVSSPGPLGASPPVTPLVGETSSLSLGVALLLALAGGVILNLMPCVFPVLFIKALSLMSHANDSAQHARQHGLAYTVGVLASFVVLGVLLITLKAAGEQIGWGFQLQSPLFVSLVALVLFVLALSLSGFVEIGTRLMGLGSNLANQAGYRGSFFTGVLAVVVATPCTAPFMGPAVGFAVTQPAPVTIAVLLALGLGLALPYLVLSWVPAWTRWLPKPGVWMQRVQQFLAFPMYATAVWLVWVLGQQVGINGVLALLMVFVLTALTIWLWQVSSGEWNAWRMLGRFAAVLIIGGIVFLFTLLVQGDAGQATQNMGADESELSKEYVVFDAEQLSQLQAQGTPVFVNMTAAWCITCLANEKVALSSAELRDYFTEHGIVYMKGDWTNQDAAITEYLASFGRNSVPLYVYYPPGDGAARVLPQLLTVATVIEYIERQKVATEPPVL, encoded by the coding sequence ATGACCAACAGAACTTCACTTCACAAAGCCGCGCTAATCACGGTTAGCCTTCTCGTTAGCCTGTGTGCGCAGGCAAATCCGGTGGCGACTGACAATGTGGTGGCGAGTCTGGTGTCGGAGCAGGCGGTGGTGGTGCCGGGGTCTCGATTCAGTGTTGCTTTGCAATTGGACATCCGTGACGGTTGGCATACCTATTGGCGTAACCCGGGTGATTCAGGGCAAGCGACAGCAATTGCGTGGACCTTGCCAGATTCGGTCAGCGCGGGCGAGATTCAGTGGCCGTTTCCAGAGCGACAGTATGTGGGCCCGGTGGCCAATTACGGATATCACGGAACCGCGATGCACTTGGTTGATATGCAACTGGCTGCTGACTGGCCGATCGGTGAGCCAGTGGTGCTGGCGGCGGAGGCGAATTGGCTGGTGTGCGAAGAGGAGTGCATTCCAGAGCGAGCCAGTTTACGTTTTGAAATCCCGACCGGCGCTCAAGCCAACATTGATCCGAATCAAACCGCAAAATTTGAGCAAACACGCGCCACGTTACCCCGGACGCTGGCGATCGAGTCAGCATATCAATACGCTGAAACTGGGGATCAGCTTCGCTTCGAGTTCAGTCCCGCGCAAGAGCTGATTCAAGCCGAGTCATTGGCGTATTTTCCATTTGAATGGGGCTTTGTATCCGCACCGGCAGAACAGCAGGTTGTGATTGATTCTGAGTTTGTCTCGATTACCACTCAGAAAGGCGATTTGCGTTTCTCTACGCCGATGGGCGGTGTGTTGGTCATTAACGACCCAGACGGTGGGCAACGTGCCTATGAAGTGGTGTCGTCGCCAGGACCGCTGGGTGCGTCACCACCAGTAACACCCTTGGTTGGCGAGACGTCGTCATTGAGTCTCGGTGTGGCCTTGCTGCTGGCGTTGGCCGGTGGCGTGATTCTAAATTTGATGCCGTGCGTGTTTCCTGTGCTGTTTATCAAGGCGCTGAGCTTAATGTCGCATGCCAATGACAGCGCACAACATGCAAGACAACATGGGCTGGCGTATACGGTCGGCGTGCTGGCAAGTTTTGTGGTGCTGGGTGTTTTGCTCATCACGCTGAAGGCGGCAGGCGAGCAAATCGGCTGGGGATTCCAGTTACAGTCACCGCTATTCGTAAGCTTGGTCGCGCTAGTCTTGTTTGTGCTGGCCTTGAGTTTGTCTGGCTTTGTGGAGATTGGTACGCGGTTAATGGGCCTCGGTTCAAATCTGGCGAATCAAGCCGGTTATCGCGGTTCGTTTTTTACTGGTGTGTTAGCGGTCGTGGTCGCCACGCCGTGTACGGCACCGTTTATGGGGCCGGCGGTTGGGTTTGCTGTAACGCAACCGGCACCGGTGACGATTGCTGTTTTGCTTGCGCTCGGTCTTGGATTGGCGCTGCCGTATCTGGTGTTAAGTTGGGTGCCAGCGTGGACAAGGTGGTTGCCAAAACCGGGTGTGTGGATGCAACGCGTTCAGCAGTTTTTAGCGTTTCCGATGTATGCCACCGCGGTTTGGTTGGTATGGGTACTGGGCCAGCAGGTCGGTATCAATGGTGTGTTGGCATTGTTGATGGTATTCGTACTTACTGCATTGACCATTTGGCTTTGGCAAGTTTCGAGTGGCGAGTGGAATGCTTGGCGTATGCTCGGGCGGTTTGCTGCGGTGTTGATCATCGGCGGCATCGTCTTTCTGTTCACCTTGTTGGTGCAAGGTGATGCCGGGCAAGCAACGCAGAACATGGGCGCGGATGAGTCCGAGTTGAGCAAGGAATACGTGGTCTTCGACGCTGAGCAGTTGTCGCAACTACAGGCGCAAGGCACGCCAGTGTTCGTGAACATGACAGCCGCGTGGTGTATCACCTGCCTGGCGAATGAAAAAGTCGCCTTGTCGTCCGCTGAGTTGCGAGACTATTTTACTGAGCATGGCATTGTATACATGAAAGGCGACTGGACGAATCAGGACGCCGCCATCACCGAGTATCTGGCATCATTTGGCCGCAACAGTGTGCCCTTGTATGTGTACTACCCGCCTGGCGATGGCGCTGCGCGAGTGCTGCCACAGCTCCTTACGGTGGCGACAGTAATTGAGTATATTGAGCGCCAGAAGGTGGCAACTGAACCTCCTGTTTTGTAA
- a CDS encoding GIY-YIG nuclease family protein: MAYGKSIRVYLADGTPTGLKHAEIVNWTGQAISCPRKRIAELREWEESKSPGVYFLLGLEETSANPFVYIGESENVLDRLLNHSVKKDFWREAVFFTNKDENLTKSHIKYLESRLVRIASEVGRCVLENGNIPTQSSLPRSDRDSMEEFIGNIKVLMGVLGHRFLEPVYTRVSESKTVDSSSGERVDTSIPLTLNYKKLNANAMLTDEGVVVLKGSEALTDMGEGKLAPGYLRIKQQLVDSGGLVTKGDRLELTVDYLFNSPSAASAILLGRPDNGRVSWRSESGKTLAEIEESGL, from the coding sequence ATGGCATACGGAAAAAGCATCAGAGTCTATCTCGCTGACGGGACCCCAACTGGCCTGAAACATGCGGAGATCGTAAATTGGACTGGCCAGGCGATTAGTTGTCCGCGAAAACGTATCGCTGAATTACGTGAGTGGGAAGAATCAAAGTCGCCGGGCGTTTATTTCCTATTGGGTCTAGAGGAGACATCAGCAAACCCCTTTGTCTATATTGGTGAGTCTGAGAACGTGCTTGATCGCTTGTTAAACCACTCGGTCAAAAAGGACTTTTGGCGGGAGGCTGTTTTCTTTACCAATAAAGATGAGAACTTAACTAAATCGCATATCAAGTATTTGGAGTCTCGCTTGGTGAGAATTGCCAGTGAAGTTGGGCGGTGCGTTTTGGAAAACGGTAATATTCCTACTCAATCCTCATTGCCACGTTCAGATCGTGATTCGATGGAAGAGTTTATTGGCAATATTAAAGTGCTGATGGGTGTGTTAGGGCATCGTTTTCTAGAGCCCGTTTACACTCGAGTTTCTGAATCGAAAACAGTTGATAGCTCAAGTGGCGAGCGTGTCGATACCAGCATTCCGCTGACTTTGAATTACAAGAAACTAAATGCGAACGCGATGCTAACTGATGAGGGTGTGGTTGTACTCAAAGGCTCAGAAGCGCTGACCGACATGGGCGAAGGCAAGCTCGCTCCGGGTTACTTGCGAATCAAACAGCAACTCGTTGACTCTGGTGGTCTTGTTACGAAAGGTGATCGGCTTGAACTGACGGTGGACTACTTATTCAATTCGCCTTCCGCTGCGTCAGCAATATTGTTGGGTCGACCTGATAACGGTCGTGTGTCCTGGCGCTCTGAGTCGGGGAAGACTTTGGCTGAGATCGAGGAGTCTGGTTTGTAG
- a CDS encoding lipocalin family protein gives MKTFIRASSVLILTLLATACATRAPMPTVPTVDLNRFMGDWYVIANIPTFLERDAYNAVESYALDDDGNIPTTFTFNKGAFDGPKKTYRPKGFVRDTQSNAEWGMQFIWPIKADYRIVHLNEDYSQVIIGRNARDYVWLMARTPTIADADYERLVQKIAQFGYDVTKLKKVPQQSLDER, from the coding sequence ATGAAGACTTTCATAAGAGCATCGTCGGTTTTGATTTTGACATTGTTAGCCACTGCCTGCGCTACCCGCGCGCCTATGCCAACCGTGCCCACGGTTGATCTAAATCGATTTATGGGCGATTGGTATGTGATTGCCAATATTCCCACGTTTCTGGAGCGTGACGCGTACAACGCGGTGGAGAGCTACGCTTTGGATGACGACGGCAATATCCCGACCACCTTCACATTCAATAAAGGCGCGTTCGACGGTCCAAAAAAGACGTACAGGCCAAAGGGTTTTGTACGTGACACGCAAAGCAATGCCGAGTGGGGCATGCAGTTTATTTGGCCGATCAAGGCGGATTATCGAATTGTTCACCTGAACGAGGATTACTCGCAAGTGATCATTGGTCGCAACGCCAGAGATTATGTGTGGCTCATGGCGCGAACGCCAACGATTGCGGATGCGGACTACGAACGCTTAGTGCAGAAAATCGCGCAATTTGGTTACGATGTAACGAAGCTGAAGAAGGTGCCGCAGCAAAGTTTGGATGAGCGCTGA
- a CDS encoding uracil-DNA glycosylase encodes MNSIDDFVLQLSKKRNTSVIKNPYLDPALANNLNAYLRAIDQLRYKPILLVGEALGFKGGKLTGIPFSSGQIFQRFDHPFLKSLRSQITLDVIESENTATIMWDYLTEKQVTPLCWNAYPFHPHPKGNKHKNRAPTTKELASGARYLRKLQSIFQPEVIVGVGNKGTVCAQRAFPNHRIHAVRHPSYGGKAEFIAGLNQILD; translated from the coding sequence ATGAATTCAATCGATGACTTTGTTTTGCAATTGAGTAAAAAGAGAAATACGTCGGTCATTAAAAACCCGTATTTAGATCCGGCGCTCGCGAATAATTTGAACGCCTATTTACGAGCGATTGATCAATTGCGTTACAAGCCAATATTGCTGGTTGGCGAAGCGCTTGGTTTTAAAGGTGGAAAATTAACCGGTATTCCATTTAGTAGCGGGCAGATTTTTCAGCGGTTCGATCACCCGTTTCTTAAGTCACTCCGTTCGCAGATTACTCTGGACGTAATCGAGTCTGAAAACACGGCGACGATCATGTGGGATTATTTAACGGAAAAACAAGTTACCCCATTGTGCTGGAACGCGTATCCGTTTCATCCGCACCCGAAAGGCAATAAACATAAAAACCGCGCACCGACGACAAAAGAACTGGCTTCTGGGGCACGGTATCTAAGAAAATTACAGAGTATTTTTCAACCCGAGGTGATTGTTGGTGTGGGCAATAAGGGCACTGTGTGCGCTCAACGAGCATTTCCGAACCATCGGATACACGCTGTTCGCCACCCGTCTTACGGTGGTAAAGCGGAGTTTATCGCCGGCTTAAATCAGATTCTTGATTGA
- a CDS encoding M20/M25/M40 family metallo-hydrolase, with protein MRKRFCSFPFSVRLGVLKTALLTGLFAVTGSASLVFASDSDDYAVIRAAAEKGKAASIARLKEWIALPSIAAEDLNMPEGAEYMRKLALDAGFDAAEVVPTEGHPGVWATMDNGAERTLAVYFMYDVKQYDPAEWSSPPLAGKIIDKPGFGKAMVGRGAVNQKGPQAMLLAGLHAMKEAGVKPPVNLVLVAEGEEEIGSPHFKQIVSRPDIMAKLKESEGIFIPIGWQDDKGNVGVNLGAKGIVELELVASGESWGRGPEKDIHSSLKAMVDSPAWRLVQALQTLVTSDGNTPAIDGWFENVRPLTEREKELIGQAAASSDEATRKKLLGVQHWIDDLPYQQALERLASQPTVNIEGLVAGYTGPGGKTILPGRAVAKMDLRLVPNQTRAEAEAKLRAHLDERGFKDVEMKIGGGYDPTETAEDSRIIQAEMATYRRAGVNATLNPRLAGSWPGAMFTAPPLSLPAGQFGIGHGSGAHAPDEYFVVESTNPKVAGAVDAAMAFVDFFYQVAEIE; from the coding sequence ATGCGTAAACGTTTTTGTTCTTTCCCTTTTTCTGTGCGCCTTGGCGTGTTGAAAACTGCCTTGTTGACCGGTTTGTTTGCGGTGACTGGAAGTGCGTCACTGGTATTCGCGTCGGATTCTGATGACTATGCGGTGATTCGTGCGGCGGCTGAGAAAGGCAAGGCGGCGTCGATTGCGCGTTTGAAGGAGTGGATCGCGTTGCCGTCGATTGCGGCGGAGGATTTGAATATGCCGGAAGGCGCGGAGTATATGCGCAAGTTGGCGTTAGATGCGGGGTTTGATGCGGCGGAGGTTGTGCCGACCGAGGGGCACCCGGGTGTGTGGGCGACCATGGACAACGGCGCCGAGCGCACGTTGGCGGTCTATTTTATGTATGACGTGAAGCAGTATGATCCGGCGGAGTGGTCGTCGCCACCGTTGGCGGGCAAGATCATTGATAAGCCTGGTTTTGGTAAAGCCATGGTTGGTCGTGGCGCGGTGAATCAGAAAGGCCCGCAGGCCATGTTGTTGGCGGGATTGCATGCCATGAAAGAAGCCGGTGTAAAGCCACCGGTGAATCTGGTGTTGGTGGCGGAAGGTGAAGAAGAGATCGGCTCACCGCATTTTAAGCAGATTGTGAGTCGCCCGGACATCATGGCGAAGCTGAAAGAGTCGGAAGGTATTTTTATTCCAATCGGCTGGCAGGACGACAAGGGCAATGTCGGCGTCAATCTGGGCGCCAAGGGCATTGTGGAGTTGGAACTGGTTGCCAGCGGTGAGAGCTGGGGACGTGGTCCTGAGAAAGACATTCATTCGAGCCTGAAAGCCATGGTCGATTCCCCGGCTTGGCGTTTGGTGCAGGCCTTGCAAACTTTGGTCACGTCGGATGGCAATACCCCAGCGATTGATGGCTGGTTCGAGAACGTGCGTCCGCTCACCGAGCGTGAAAAAGAATTGATCGGCCAAGCCGCCGCCAGCAGCGACGAAGCCACGCGCAAAAAGCTATTAGGCGTGCAACACTGGATTGATGATCTGCCGTACCAACAAGCGCTGGAGCGTTTGGCGTCGCAACCAACGGTAAACATCGAAGGTCTCGTGGCGGGCTACACTGGCCCGGGTGGCAAGACGATTCTGCCAGGCCGAGCAGTGGCGAAAATGGATCTACGTTTGGTGCCAAACCAAACACGCGCCGAAGCCGAAGCCAAACTTCGTGCGCATTTGGATGAGCGTGGATTTAAAGATGTTGAAATGAAAATCGGTGGCGGTTACGACCCAACGGAAACCGCCGAAGACAGTCGGATTATTCAAGCTGAAATGGCGACCTATCGTCGTGCGGGCGTGAATGCCACGCTTAATCCAAGACTCGCTGGTTCATGGCCGGGTGCCATGTTCACTGCACCACCGTTGTCGTTGCCTGCCGGTCAGTTCGGTATAGGCCACGGTTCAGGCGCACACGCACCGGACGAGTATTTTGTGGTGGAGTCAACCAATCCCAAGGTTGCCGGCGCGGTGGACGCGGCGATGGCATTTGTGGACTTTTTCTATCAGGTGGCAGAGATAGAGTGA
- a CDS encoding alpha/beta hydrolase, which translates to MTTLRTIVFGLILIYLVVAMLLVIFQRQFLYFPTPDVSHNFPVMSLESGDETINVITLNPKKAKAILYFGGNAETVLYNAQDFADWLPDHTIYLLNYRGYGGSTGAPTEQGLYADALALYDKIHQSHDSVSVIGRSLGSGVATLLATQRPLTSVVLITPYDSIRQVAQDLLPIYPMSLLLKDQYDSLSRTGQINAPVLIITAENDRVIPAKHANALFQAFADQQAQLTVIDGADHNNLSSAPEYRKSLIDFIVAH; encoded by the coding sequence ATGACGACGCTAAGAACAATCGTATTTGGGCTAATCCTGATTTATCTGGTTGTCGCCATGCTGCTCGTCATTTTTCAAAGGCAGTTTTTGTATTTTCCAACGCCGGATGTCTCGCATAATTTTCCGGTCATGAGTTTGGAAAGTGGCGATGAGACAATCAATGTGATCACACTCAATCCAAAAAAGGCTAAGGCGATCCTTTATTTTGGTGGCAACGCAGAAACGGTTCTCTACAACGCGCAAGACTTTGCAGACTGGCTACCCGATCACACAATTTATTTGCTTAATTACCGAGGCTACGGCGGCAGCACCGGGGCACCGACCGAGCAAGGTTTGTACGCCGACGCACTCGCGCTCTACGATAAGATTCATCAGTCACATGACTCGGTGTCGGTGATTGGCCGCAGTTTGGGTAGCGGCGTAGCCACCTTGTTAGCCACCCAAAGGCCGCTAACATCCGTGGTATTGATCACACCCTACGACAGTATCCGCCAGGTTGCTCAAGACCTTTTACCGATCTACCCCATGTCTCTGTTACTCAAAGACCAATACGATTCATTGAGCCGCACCGGTCAAATAAACGCACCCGTGTTAATAATCACGGCAGAAAATGACCGGGTTATTCCAGCAAAACACGCAAACGCGTTGTTCCAAGCATTCGCGGATCAACAGGCGCAGCTAACAGTCATCGACGGAGCAGATCACAACAATCTATCGAGCGCGCCAGAGTATAGAAAAAGTCTTATAGATTTTATCGTTGCGCACTAA
- a CDS encoding nucleotidyltransferase domain-containing protein, with protein sequence MTHSSVGDALFTKTQQQVLGVLYGNPAKSFYLNEIVRLTSVGKGAVARELKKLVAVGLLSRVEQGNQSHYQANHQHPIFAELRGIVRKTFGVVGVVSTALEMILPKVSQAFIYGSVAKGSEHASSDIDVLLVGDDLSYADVMTALTEAEHSLARTINPTLLTCKEFDERLAVNQSFLTRVMEQPKLWIKHAAH encoded by the coding sequence ATGACTCATTCTTCAGTCGGCGACGCGCTCTTTACCAAAACCCAGCAACAAGTGTTGGGGGTATTGTATGGCAATCCCGCAAAAAGTTTTTATTTGAATGAGATTGTGCGCCTAACATCGGTCGGAAAGGGGGCGGTGGCCAGAGAGCTGAAAAAGCTTGTGGCGGTGGGTTTGCTAAGTCGTGTTGAACAAGGGAATCAGAGTCATTATCAGGCGAATCATCAGCACCCGATATTTGCGGAATTGCGCGGTATTGTGCGTAAAACATTTGGTGTCGTGGGGGTGGTCTCTACTGCGCTGGAAATGATCTTACCGAAGGTATCGCAGGCGTTTATATACGGTTCGGTGGCCAAAGGCAGTGAGCACGCATCCAGTGACATCGATGTGTTGCTTGTGGGCGACGATCTAAGCTATGCTGACGTGATGACGGCGCTAACGGAGGCCGAACATTCGCTAGCTCGTACCATCAACCCGACCTTGTTAACGTGTAAGGAGTTTGATGAACGACTCGCGGTAAATCAAAGTTTTTTAACCCGGGTAATGGAACAACCCAAATTATGGATCAAACACGCTGCGCACTAA